The Pan troglodytes isolate AG18354 chromosome 6, NHGRI_mPanTro3-v2.0_pri, whole genome shotgun sequence genomic sequence GCCCACCCGAAGGTCCCTGTCCTCTGCATGGCTCTGCTTGAGCTTCAAGGACCCCAGGCCCTGCATGGCCCCACCCCCTATACCCCGCCGTCTCTCATTCCCCTACTACTGTTTCCTCATGGGGCCACTGTGGGCCACGCATTTCGCCAGAGACTGAAGGCATAGCAGTGACCAGGACAGCTCAGGGACCTGCTTCCTGGAGTGAATGGCTGTTGGGCAAAAGAGTTGCCTAAGAACAAATCGAAGGTTCTCCAGTGGGGCTCAAACTTGAATGAGTCACCTGGAGGACTTGTAAGTTTCCAGGTCCCCGTCCCAGAGACTGGCAGCTGAGGTGAAGGTCCAGGAAGGTGCCTCTCTGACAAGCTCAAAGGTGGTGCCACCACCACTGTGGTTCCAAAGTTACACAGAGTAACACCGTGACCACGATGGGGCGGCTGCCTTTGTTGGAGTGAgtggtcaaggaaggcctctCAGGAGGGGGCATTTGAGCTGATGccaaaaaagggggaaaaggagCCAGCTGTGAAGACTTCGCAGCGGAGATGAAGAGCTGGCCCCAGCAACACTAAGGTCCCAAGCCCAGCAAGACCCAGACTTATttcaggaacagaaaaaggaGGTCCTTGCTGCTGGGGCACAAGGAGTGGTCGGAGCTGAGATGAAGCTGGAGATGAGGTGGACGGGGCCTTGGCAGGCAGTGTGCTGGGGAATTTGCGGTCTCTTCTAGATTGGAGGGggtttgggttgtttgttttgttttagcaaaagatgggatcttgctgtgttgcccaggctggtctcggaactcctgggctcaagtgatcctctcacctcagcctcccaaagtgctgggatcatagatgtgagccacagcacccagccaggtTGGAATGTGTTAAGTATGGGAGTGATGTGGCCTTGGTTAGGAAGTACGGAGGCCGTCAGGAGGCTGCCGCTGCCGCCATCTGGTGAGAAACAGACCATGGTGACGTGGACGCCAGTGAAGGCAACCGATGGACTTGGAGAGGGAGACACGCCCTAGGAGTCTTGTGGGGCAGTGTCATGGTCAGATTGGCCTCTGGGGGCAGCATGGGACCAGATCACAGGGCTCAAAAGGGCTGTGGGCTGGGCAGggggttctatttttttttctttttctttttttgagacggagtctcactctgtcaccaggctggagtgcagtggcaggatttcagttcactgcaacctctgcctcccaggttcaaccagttctcctgcctcagcctcctgagtagctgagactacaggtgctcgccaccacgcccagctaatttttgtatttttagtagagatggggtttcaccatgttggccaggatggtctcgaactcctgacttcaagttctTAAAGACTGAAGACCCCAGACAGCAGACAGAGCTGGATGGAGCTGTCATGCCTGAGGATGGGGGTGTGGGCAGGCTCACCTGTGGCCACCTCAGGAGCTATGGCCAGGGCAGGACCAGACTCCAGCATACCCACTCCTGCTCCCACCTTCCTCTGCCTGGCACTGCCACGTCTCTGACAGTGTTCTCTGCATGGTCCCCAACCCTCAGCTGAGACTGCATGGCCAGCTCCACCCCCAGGATTGCTGCTCTGCAGGGAAATGTGGGAGCTGCCTTGGGGAGCCTGCCTGGCCCTCTACACCCCACCCAGGGTACCTGGCCCAGGTGAGAAGCTGTACTCTAACCTCCTCACGCCCCCTTTTTGTCTCTAGCCTCAGGGTGCTTTCCTGAAGTCCTGCCCCGAGCCCCAACCCAACCCTGAGGAGGGGGCCCTCTGGAGCTCGGGTGCCCCCGGCCCCGCAGGGAGAGATGATTGACAGGATCGAGTACAATGTGGAACACGCGGTAGACTATGTGGAGAGGGCCGTGTCTGACACCAAGAAGGCCGTCAAGTACCAGAGCAAGGCGCGCCGGGTCAGTAGCCCAGCCCTGCCCAAGGCCATGCCCCAGCACCCATTAGGGACCCCCAACCATCCCACATCCCTCCCCATCCcacctctctcccttctctcaggAGCTCCCCATGACAGCCCCCTCCCAGGCCGTCACCTTCCCCTGCTTGGATCCCCCCCGACTGTCCAGTCCTCAGCCTTTGCCATAGTCCCACCCCACCTGCCGCCACCACTGTCTGAGGCCTCTCCTGCCCGCTTCCCATGCAGAAGAAAATCATGATCATCATctgctgtgtgatcctgggcatCGTCATCGCCTCCACTGTTGGAGGCATCTTCGCCTAGAAGCCACCCAAactgccactccactccaggtGGGCCACTCCAAGGAGGCCCTGGCTGCTGCCACCTGGCTGGGCTGCCCTCCCAACCCCCGCCTCTGGCTCAGAGCACCCTCCCTCCCGGCCCCCATGCTCCCTTCTCTGCCATGGGCCCTCCGTCCCCGCCCCGTGTCGTGTGCATGATCTCTGTGAGTGTGCGTCTGTACgggaagaggcagagggaggcagcCAGCGGGGCGTGATGCAGTGTGCACAGCGAGGAGCAGACCCAGGCAGGGCCGCCAGGGTGACACAGGCCACCCTTCCTTGCCTTCAGTAACTCGGTGGGCCCGGTTTCTGCTCTTCCCTGGGGACCCTAACCTCGCCTCCAGCTGACCTGCCCTGTCCTCTGGCCTCTCCAGCTGTCCCCACAAGCAGAGCCCTGAGGGGTGGGGACCAGCTGGCCACATGGTGCTGCTTTTCAGGTTAGGGGAGAGGTGGCCCTGAGGGACAGCCCAGCTCTGAGTCTCAGTCGCTGATCACTGCCAGGGAGGCTCAGGCTGCCATGGCTCCAGGCTCCCTCCCCTGCCTAGGGGCAAAGTCCATCGGgtcctgggcctcagcttcccttCCCACATTCCTCCAGCCCCAGGAGCAACCCCTTGGGCTAGGTCTGACCCCAGGTGTCCCTCTGGAAGGGGCTGGCTGGTGCCCTATTTCCAGCCACCCCAGCAGCTAGGGAGGCAAAGCAGGCTGCAGTCAGTCCCTCGAGCCAGCGTTGCATGTTTGGGATGGTGGCTCCTGTTGTCTTGCGCTCTGGGAAGTCAGATGTCATTTCAGGCCTGCAGTCTCATCCTGCCCTTGCCATCCTCCCATCGATGTGCCACGTGGGTGTCAGGTGTCCCAGATGCAGTATTCGGCAGCCAGCCGGGGAGGgctacctcctcctcctcaccaccTTGGGGCTTCTCATGGGAAATGTGCCCCCGCCCCAGGACCCTCTCCCTCGTGGACAGGCAGGGAGATGCATGCGAGTGCATGCAGCAGGGGATGGGGCCGTGTCCGTGTGCCCCACCCTCCCTCGGCTTTACTCCTGCCCAGTGACTGTGACCACTGTCCGTGTTGCCTTCTTGAACAGCGATTCCCCCCAACCCCTTCACCAAAGGTCTTGGTACAACCAGCTGCccattttgtgaaatttttatgTAGAATAAACATTTGTATCTGTACCAGGCCTCTGTTGTAGATTTCCTCCCCAGGTCTCCTGGGGGAAAACCTTAGGAGGGTTCTCactattgcccaagctggcctcccacctcagcctcccacagagctgggaccacaggttgtGCCTGGCCTGGCTGCTCTAGACTTCTTGCCATCTGCAGTGTCACAGTCTTAGAACCTGAGGATGAATGAATGTGGCACTAAGAGGAAGGGCTCAGAGGCGAGGATCCCAACTCAGCCTCAACCCCACCCTGGGCCTTCAACTTCCTCAGACCTGTCTCTGGCCGTGCAGTGGAAAACATCCAGGCCTTATTCCCTGAGAACAGGCCCAGAGGCCACTCTCAAGGCCTGGAATCTGACACCTGCAGGAAACCCCACTGCAGGGCTTAGATCCTCAGGCCCCaagcctcaccccactcccagacACCCAGCCCCTCGGGCCCCGGCACCCATTCCCTAATGTCTTAAGCTGCTGAACACCTAATCCAGCTCTGTACTGCAATGCCCAGGATCTTGCCCCTCTTCCCACATGGACCAAAAGGCTCAAGCAACCATTACACCTCCTCTCCTATCACAGCCAGCTGGACAGTCCCACACTACCCCAGAGCAGGACCTTCCCTTTCCAACCACTAGTGACAGGACAAGAGATCAGCCCAAGACATCCAAGCACTGGGCTGGTGGGCAGCTGACCGTGCAGCTCAGTGCCACAGTTCAGGCTGGGGCCGCTGGACTGGCAAGGCCTTCACAGGAAGGGAAAACGGACTGGCCAGCAGGCACCACGAACACATTTCATGTGGGCCCTCTTCCCAACTTTGCTTGGTGTGATTatgatacaattatatataagCCCTAAATTAAAGGACTCTGTGTTCCTTGCAAATGGAAAGAATGCTTTCATCTAAGTGTTTTTAAATCTGATTCCTGCCTGGGGAGTCGAGCAGTAGCCCACCAGGAGGAACTGGAGTTTGGTGAGAATCACAGAGCTGGGAGATGCCAGAGCTCcacaaaaggaaattttatttcttgcctttaaacaaaataagatgctctcagagctttttttttttttttttttttctccctggaaaggaagtttcattatgttgcccaggcaggtctcaaactcctggcctcaaatgatcctcccacctcagcctcccaaggtgctgggattacaggtgtgagccaccacgcctggcccagagaacttttttttttactgcagaaaacatttttataactttaGAACTTTTCTAAAATACTACTTTGTCAGCTGAACAATATAGAAAAGTGCAGAGGCAAGTGCCTTTCCAGAACCGCGTGGTGACTTAGAAGCGGGGCTTGCGCTTGCGGCCGGTGTACTGGGTGTCAGGTCTGACTTCCCTGTGCAGAAAAGGAATAggacagtctcagaaaaaaagatcaaaGCAGCCCTGGACCCTTCAAATGAAGGGAAGCTCTTCATGGCAATAGTcatccaccccccacccaccctgccAGCTCCCAGGCTGGCACTCACCTGCCCTGGCGCCTGTGCCGCTCCTTCTTCTCCAGCACCCATGCCCGACTCTTCCTCACCATTCCCCGCCTCGACATCCTTAATGGGAACCTGTGGCGGAGACACAGCTATGAGCTGATGGACAGCTGATGGATGGGGCTGCCCGACTGGCCCCCATGTGAATCCATGGCAAGCTTACCTCCGAGTCTGGTGGCCTTGGATGCCCCTTCTCTCAAATGCTCCACCTTCCCTATAACACAAGTCCCCACTCTGGACACCCTCCTTCCTGATAACATCCACCCGGGCCACAGAGGTTGTTGGGtgggcagaggaggagagagCTGGGCCGGGCATGGAGACCTAAACACCAGCGAGCAGTCTGTTCCCTCTTCGGGAAGCAGCTAAGCAGCAGTAAGCAGGCCGCTTTCTACCAATGCAATGACACATCATCACCTAGACTTCAAGAGCACAGTCGACAGTTCACAGCAGGAGCTTAGGGTCCCACAGCTTGGGGGCAGGAAGACAGGGATGGAAAGGAGAGGCTGAAAAGGAAGGACTGAGGGGtatgagggaagaaggaaagagggcAGGGTAACCCCGAAGACCCCTGTGACCATCCGTAGAAACCAGAGACAGGGCAAGCCAAGGAGCTGCCATTCGGATGCCTGAGCCTGATGAGCCAGCACAAAGCAGGAGCAcctgcagagcagggctggggACACAGGAGGAGTCATCTCAAGATTCTACAAGGAGTACAAAGTGAGGGCAGAGTGGCGAACCAGGGGGCAAGAGGTGAGCCATGGGAGAAGCAGCAAGGGGGAAAGTCATCAATGGAGCTAAAGGAAGGAGGTGAAGACGGGGAGTGCCCCAAAGCACAGGTCCCAAGAGAAGTGGGGGCCCAGCCCGGCAGGAGGCACATGAGAGGCATGGGAGGGAGGCGgccaggaggaagggaggaacagGCCAAAAAGAGAGCCTGGAGACTGATTAGGTAAAGGCTTaaaaaactttttcttaattcacctgtttatttaaaataaacaagtgTCCTGAATGTGGTTAGACTGAGATGACAGTAACGGGAGAAGCTCCTCCCTGCCCTGTACCTCATCTGAGGAACTGGAAGTGAGAGCCTACAGAACGAGGGATGGCAAGGTACGTGCTGGGCACCCTCAACACACTGCCAAGATAGGTGGCACTACCCCTGCTTTTTAAATAGCTGAGGAATGGATGCTCAGGTCATTCAACTTACCCACATTTACTTTTAGGACATGTCGTTTGAAGACACCAGTGTAAGGACAAGAAGGATCCTAAGACACATGGAGATAAGGCAATGTGTACTTCCCCTGGGAGGGAGGAGATGGGAGTGCTCCCTGGGAGCATGAGATGGGCGCCTCAGAGAAGAGGTCATCCAGAAGGGTCCCAGCTCCCCATGGGGAATGGACTAGGGAAACTAAGGGAAATGAGCAAAGACCCAAGGGGTCAGGCAGCATAAACCTATGGTGGACGTGAGGAACATGCATGGCTGTGCCCAGCTGTGGGCCTTCCAAACACATGCATTTTGGGCTCATTTTTCCTCTTAAATGTCTTAAAGGTCTTAAGACCTTTCCCTCATGTCAACTGGAACTCAGATATAACCTCCCTCTTCACTACCTTATAATCAATTATTCATTCAGAAAAATACTGAGCACTTTTTACTAACAAGACACTATTTTTAATGTCAGGGATATAATACCAGTCCTCACCAGGTCTTCACTCTAGCTGGAGATACAAATAATAACCAAGTCAACTGGTATGTGTATGACTTAGAGCAATGAAGGGTGTTAAGGAAAATCAACATGAGCGGGGAGCGCAACTGCAATGAAGACACTGAAAGAGCAATGACAAGATACAacttacattttagaaaaaaagaaaaagaccagtCTTGCTGCTATGCAGAAAATAATCTGAAAGAGGCAAAGACTGCAAAGGCAGGGAGACAACACAGGCAGCTGTTCAGCAATCCAGGCTAGGGGCAGTGCTGGATTAGGCTCGTTGGAAGCAGGGAGGGTCAGCACGGGGATACACACTGAGGGACGGACAGCAGGGCTCAATGACAGGCTGACAAGATGTGAAATGTAGGGAAAGACAGGAATGATCAAGAATGGTAAAGAATGGAggatgaggccgggcgcagtggctcacacctgtaatcccagcactttgggaggccgaggcgggcgaatcacgaggtcaggagtttgagaacagcctggccaacatggtgaaaccctgtctctactaaaaacacaaaaaattagttgggcgggcgcctgcaatcccagctactcaggaggctgaggcaaaagaatcgctggaacttgggaggcagaggttgcagtgagccgagatcaagccaccgcactccagcccggggggaaagagtgagactccatgtcaaaaaaaaaaaaagaatggaggatggccaggcatggtggctcacatcagtcatcccagaactttgggaggccgagacagggggattgcttgaggccaggagttcaagatcagcctgaacaacatggcaagacctcatctctaccaaaaactttaaaaattaaccaggtatggtggcatgcacctgtagtctcagctacttgggaggctgaggcaggaggatcatttgagcccaggagttcgaggatgcagtgagctaagattccaccactgcactctagcctgggtaacagagagagactaccCGTGGAAACTCCAGGTATAGACACTGAGGAGGCATTGGGAAACCCCAGGTGGCAAGAGACTGAAGATACACATTTGGGAATTAGGACCTTCCGGCTGGCATTTACAGCACCACAGGTAGAGAAGGGATCCAATCCAGGCTGGGCCCAGCACTCGAAGAGGAAGCAGCAGTGGAGTGAGGAGCAGCCAGGAAGGCTGAGGAAACCACGATGGTGGGTGGAAGGCCAAGTGAAGGAAGCGTCAAGGAGGGAGCGCACTGCTGTCTTTGACCCTACCGAGCAGGCACATTAAGGACATGAAAAAAAGTCACAAGTGACCAGATGTGGCTTGACGGAAATTGGTGGTGGAGTTGACAAGAACAATTTGTGATGAGACAGAATTGTCAGCCTGAGAAGTGGATTGAGAGAATGGTGGGAGGGGAAGAAGAGGCAGGTCTGAGTTCTGCTATGAAGGGAAGCAACAACGGGGTGGTTAGTGGTTGTTATGGGGTTAAGGAAGGAACTTTTCTAGAAAAGGAGAAATTGTGCAGCATGTCTGTGTGCCGACAGCAGTGACCCAGGAGAGTCAAGATGAGgatgcaggaaggaagggagagccaCAGCACCCAAGGGAGAGGGTCCCGGATGCAGGTGGAGGGCAGCATCAGAAAAGAAGGAGACAACCTGCCAGGCGTGGCAAGGGGAAGGGGCATGTGTGGGCTCACAAAGGGAGTCCAGGCTGCATGGCTGCACCCAGACATCCAGGACCCCAAACCCCTAGCCCCAAACAGGCACAGTCCAAATGGGGCCTGATGTTTCTACCGTCACCTCGGTGTCCCTGCTGCATGTGACCTGAGAGGCTTGGGTGAGGGCAGAGAGAAAGTCCATGTCTAACAAATGTGGCAGCCCCCGCTGCAGCCGGGGCAGGCTTCAGCAGTTGCTTTACCTCTCATTGGTGAACACAGACTCCCTGGGTTCAACTTCATCCTGATTTTCACTCAGCCCCTGCAGGAACCAAAGTGCACTCAGGTCACCCTGGAGAGTTCTCAAACCATCTGCCCCACTCCAGAAGCCCAGGCACCCAGGCCTGACCCTTCCGACAGGGACGAGGTCCAGTCCCACGAGAAGGAACTGACATGCCTTTCTGGGACCTGAAGAGCAGAGGTCTCTGCCTCCAGATTCCAGAGGATGTGAGCACTCCAGGGTCTACACTCTGGGGCTGGGCCCTGCTTCCCCACCAGTGTTCTCCCAGCAGGCTCTGCAGCCTGAGCCCCACTGCCTGGAAGTCAAAAGACACAGGCCTGCCTGCAAACCCAGTGTCCCTCACCTCTGGTATAAAGGTCGAAGGCCCAGAAAACAAGCAGAGGTAGAATCTGAAAGGAGAAAGTGCAAAGTGAGGGTTGGGTGGAGAAAGCCCCACAGGGAGACAAGCCCTCAGCTCCCCCACCCGCACCCCCCTCCGCCTGCCTGGATCCTGGTGATCCATACCCAGCACTCCTCTGCACCACTGAGTGGCCTGAAAGGGCTATGCCACTACCCTCCCTCCTGCAGCCCAGGCAGCACACCGGCCCCCAGCGCTCACTTCTTTGCTTTGGCACTGTTAGGGTAGTCTACCACCATGCCACCAGAGAAGCCCGCCTTTGTGGCCTGGGTTGTGATCAGCTCCAACTGAGGAAAGAAAGGCAGCGGGTCAGGCAGCGGAGGTTGAGAGGAGCAGACAGCttcacctccctcccctccttcagaAGCCAGTCTGCTCCAGGACAAATCCTTCCTGGGAGAACTTAAGGTCGCTGTAAGCCACGTAGAGAAAAGTACAGGCTAGAATCTGGCATGGCCCACACCTCCCTCAGGAGAATTACAGAACAAAGCAACTCCCCTCATTCTCACTTTCCAGTGCAGGGACCCAGCTCCCCACTCAAGTTTAGGGAGATGGCCACCAATTGGAATCCAGAGTCATTCATGTTATTAGTCAGGAACAGCTCTTCACTTATCTTTCAACATCTACATCCTACTCCGCCATTCCTTAATTTATACATCACACAACGGAGAACTGTCGGTGCCCTCTCACCCTTCCTAAATGGCATTTACTTATTTGGTTATGGAAATCAGTCGCATCACCTTATCTGTAATACCATGTCATCTGCCAAGAGAAGGCATCCCACCCCACCTCTGCAGATGCCACCCCCTTAGGATATCAGGTCGTCAAATGTGCCATCAGGGGCCACACTAGGGTGCATGTTTCCTCCTTTTCCCGCCAATCTGCATAAGATTCTTTGTCGCTTTCCCAGGACAGCTTACCTGTTGAGTCCCCCAACTCCCCTGCACACCCAGTAGCCGAGGGACTCACCTGCTCTGAGTTCTCAGGGTACAGCTGCAGGACAGCTCGGGATCCCCGGACCTGAAAGAAACAGGAACATCACTGTCTTACAAATGACTGCATGAGCTTAGGGCCTGGACACCCCTCTCTTCCTTCATTCACCAAGTATTTCCTGAATTTCCATTATGTGTGAGGCATTGTTAGGGCTGGGGATAGTATGAACAAAAGAGATCACCCTGAACTTTGGAGCTCACATTTTAGTAGGGGAGGCAACTAATTCACAGTagcaaattttttctttgttccaaAAAGAGGAATTAGACAAAGTGACAGAGTTTCCTTTCAGTTCAGTTTACTTTTGGTTCCAAAAAGGCCTGTTTCAGATGGATACTTGAGCAGAGATTTGAATGGAGTGAGGAGCTGGCTATTTAAACGTATAGGGGAAGAGCCTTCCAGCAGGGAGAAGAGGAAACACAAAGGACCTCGGAACTAAAATATTAACCCAGTGTGCCAGGAGAAGAACTCATGTGACACACAAGACCAGCGGCCAGATAGGCAGGCGCAGTCCACCCCAGGAAAGGCCAGCGGCCACATCAGCAGGGGCAGTTCACCCCAGGAAAGACCAGCAGCCACATCAGCAGGGGCAGTTCACCCCAAGAAAGACCAGTGGCCAGATCGGCAGGTGCAGTCCACCCCAGGAAAACTAGGGGTGGGCTAGACCAGGCTAAGGAGGCAAAAACCATTCAGATCCTTCAAAACGGACTCATttttaagctgggcacagtggcttacgcctataatcccatcactttgggagcctgaTGCAGGacgattgcttgaagccaggagtttaacaccagcctgggcaacataggtagaccccatctcttaaaaaaaaaaaagtaaaaaattagcctggcatggtggtgtgtgcctgtagtccaaactacttgagaagctgaagcaggaggatcacttgagcccaggagttcgagggcgcagtgagctacgatcacac encodes the following:
- the BUD23 gene encoding probable 18S rRNA (guanine-N(7))-methyltransferase isoform X3, which translates into the protein MIDIQTRMAGRALELLCLPENKPCYLLDIGCGTGLSGSYLSDEGHYWVGLDISPAMLDEAVDREIEGDLLLGDMGQGIPFKPGTFDGCISISAVQWLCNANKKSENPAKRLYCFFASLFSVLVRGSRAVLQLYPENSEQLELITTQATKAGFSGGMVVDYPNSAKAKKFYLCLFSGPSTFIPEGLSENQDEVEPRESVFTNERFPLRMSRRGMVRKSRAWVLEKKERHRRQGREVRPDTQYTGRKRKPRF